Proteins from a single region of Haloarcula laminariae:
- a CDS encoding UPF0058 family protein: MKKQELIHLHGLLAQVQNHYEAESGSEVEHDEYAELGVKPTSIHKSKTDHKAAVFAIANGITSEMTAEEKEPVSAAAD; encoded by the coding sequence ATGAAGAAGCAGGAGCTTATTCACCTTCACGGCCTGCTTGCACAAGTACAGAACCACTACGAAGCGGAGTCGGGTTCCGAAGTGGAACACGACGAATACGCCGAACTCGGCGTCAAGCCGACATCTATCCACAAGTCGAAGACGGACCACAAGGCCGCCGTCTTCGCCATCGCGAACGGTATCACCTCCGAGATGACCGCCGAAGAGAAAGAGCCGGTTTCTGCCGCCGCGGACTGA